A window of Macaca mulatta isolate MMU2019108-1 chromosome 7, T2T-MMU8v2.0, whole genome shotgun sequence genomic DNA:
CCTCTGCCCCTCCCAGACCCAGACCACCAGCACAGACAAAAGTGCCAGCACTTGCACGTTTCCTCTTTGCCCAGAGCACAATAAAGGAATTAGGACCCACCACCTACTAAGTTTCTGCAGCTGACACTTCCAGGCTTAAAGTCTAGCACGCCAGCTCAGTCACACATGGTCTGACGAGTCCTCTTTGCAACTCAGCCCCAACCCAGCCACCCGTGCAATTTTGCCAATTCAAACAGCTTTCCCGTTTAGAGAGGTTGATAGCCATCTCCCATCTCCTTTTCCTGCTGACGTCATCCCACATTTTCTCCGGAGACAAATAAGGGTACAGTTCCTGGGATAGTTTTCAGGCTGCCTAAGATAGGAGTGTAGTGGCCTTCCAAGTCCACCCCACATCTCAGGCTTTGGAGAAGTCGTCAAAAGTGAGAGAGAGGTAAAGAAATAAATCACCTAGCTAGGGTTAAAGGGCAAAAAGAATTTGGAGACTGCAGCTCAGACCCAGATCTATCCTGGGCATTTGCAATGCAAAGCTGCGTTTTGTTAGCCACCACCGAGGTCTTGCACAATAGCCTGTGTATAAACATCCACGCCAACAATGCCTGACTGTGCAATCACGCTGTAATTACAGGCCGGCAGGAAGCTGCTGCTAGGAACTGCACCATTCAACCTCCAGGACACCCCATCTCGAGTCTCCACGGCTCGGACGCACTCTCCTGCACACACCAACGTGTCCCCGCCGCCGCCACTACAGTTGCAGTCTCGCCGCTGGCCCGGGCCGCCAGCCCCGAGTTACTCTGCAGGGATGTCCCAAACTTCTTAgctgttctttaaaaaaacccTGCGCCACGAGGCTACCGAGGGCGGCAGGAACCACCATCAAAGTTCCTGCAGCACATTCCTGCAGCCCTTGCAGTtttaggaaacagaaaagaacGAGATGCCACAGAGTCCGCTGGAAGCGGGTTTCTGAGTTTTATATAGAAAACACTCACATATGTACGTGGGTGTGCTGACAGTTTTTATGGCTAAATTGCAAAGTGTTAGGCCTTAGCGATCACTGTCAGGTTTGGGACGCGGttggggaggagggtggagggggaATCGGGAGCGATTCATTTCAAGGGGGCTTGGGGGCAATTCCGGTTTGGTTTTCTGGAAATGCGTAGGGGTTGTTTTCCCAAACTTCCGAACTGCTCTGCTCTTCGTCCCAGGGAGGCCGAGCAAATAAAAGTCCGGGGAAAGTTCTTTAACTTCCTTCCTGCGCCCTCGACAAGGGCTGCGAAGAGGAAGAGGTCGTTTCCCAGGGAAGCACCGGGCGGGGGCCGAGAGCTGCGCCCAGCCTGCAGGGATGGAGGCGCTGGGCGGAGGGCTGGCTGCAAACGTAGGCCCCGGAAAGCCCCTTACCCCCCACTCCTTCTCTGGCCAACGGCACCTGGAGCTGGTCCCGCTGCAGCCCTTGCTGTTTGAAGTCCCGCGGCAAAGCGGCGACAACACCGGCGCAGCCCGGCGCCCTGACCCCGGCCGCCGAGCTCCCTCCCTGCAGCGCCCCCGCACCCCGGCGCCCGGCCCAACCCGGCCCGCCACATCCGCGCCCGCGCGGCCCAGCCCGAGCCCCGGAACGATTCCGAGCCCCACGCAGGCGCCCGGTGGCGGGAGGGGGCGCCGAGCCCACGGCTCACCTGCGTGCTGGATCCCCGGGCGGCTCGGAGGGGCGGGGGGCGCAGGCGAGCGCGGCCCGCAGACTCAAACTTTGTTGCTCTCGGGACTGCGCAGTCGTCACTTCCTCGCGGAGCTGGCGGCGCGGCCCGGGCTGTGACCCAGCCGCTCGCGCGGTGGCGCGCCGGGCCCTGCAGCCGcctgccccgcccgcgcccccggcTCCGCGCGCCCCTTGTCCCAGGCGCCGTCTCCCAGCTCTGCGCGCCCTCAGCTGCGGGGGAGTGGGCAGCCCTGCGCGGCCGGCCGCCTAGCCTGCACCCGCCTGGGAGGGAAGGCTCGCTCCAGCCGCGTCGTTTCCGCGCCCAAGTGCGATCCGGGGACCCGCGCTGGAGTCCCCTGgtctcaggctggtctggaaggTGGTGGTGGGGTTCAGGGTCCCTGTAAAGCTGGGGTTCCAGGAGAAACACCAGTACACAAACaaaggggttggggaggggaaagaaaaagtttttctgTTTGGTGCTGGGGCTAAAAATGTCATGTCAGAAAGCAGTGTGCGCTGTGTTCTTAAATAATGCCTAAAGTGGGCCTTAAAACAAGGGTCCCAGTCCCCACGTTCTCTCTAAAAGTCTGCATGATGTTCCTTGTCATTTCTACGGGTTATAAGTGAGCAAGACGTTTACCACGTATCACACTTCTGGGGGCTATTTCAGCGCCCAAGCTGAAGCTGGGGCTGCAGCATGGTTTCTGTTCTAATCCTCCCCCGCGATTTCCACCTCTTCCTTTACACTCAACTCACAGAGAATGGAGTCTGATGCATTCTGTTTCATCACCGGTCAAGAGTGACTTAGAGGGTAGGGTGGAGGCATGAGAAGGGCAGCTTCAGGCAATAGTAATCCTGAAATTTATCAttgctaaaaataaatgtgttcacCTTATTAAAAAGTACAACGGAAAGCCACCTTTAGGGTAAGTAGCAACCAAGTAGTTAAACAGCAGTCTTGAAGGAAGAACTCCTGATCCCATAAGGCTGGAGAAAAAACGGGGTTAGCCTTTGctggtgaaaacaaaaacaaacaaacaaaaagacattcGAAACTGCAGTAAAGGGCTTTCATAACAGAAACATTAGCTTCATTGTAGCTTGTCGTGGAAAACAGGGATCTTTTAATAGGTGGTTCAAAAGCATGTTAGGGCTcaacaattttccttttttccccaaatactGCTTCTCCTAGCACACTGGCCAGATAAAACCTACCCCTTCCAATGCTTCATCTTTTTATGAAAACACAGGAAACCATAGACTTGAGTGAAGGCTTTGTTCAGAAAGGTGGATGTAAGACTGGTGGAAAATGACATTTGGGAAATGATCCCCAGGTCTGTGTTAATCCCTCATGGAAAGCCACAGATTCACCCAAAGATAGGAAATATGAAGATCGAAGCTCTCCTAGCAACATGAAATCCTCCACGTTGCAGCTGCTTCGCCCTAGTTCTGATTTTTACTAAAACATTAATGGCACATCATAAATACAAAATGTGCAAtgcaagaaaaataatacagCTTTGAGAAATAAGTGCATCATTAGACTCAATAATTAAACTTCTCTGAAATTCTTCTTACATCACACTGTTGTGGGAAGATGGTGAAGGGATTGCCCAtttcaattttggaataaatagAAGTAATTCCTTAGGGCATTCTGCTTAAGGCAACCAATGAGTAGAGAGAATATGTTATCCAGGCTTCTAAAGGCAATCATGTGATACTCCATATTTGCTAAAACaagagttgaatttttttttgttctgtatgTGATTCCAAATTTTCAGTCACAATTTCATGAATATTCAGTATTTCTGCATGCCCAGGAGTAATTAGCAGACAGTGTAAATGTGTGAAGGCCTGACACTTACACATACATTGCTTTTCTCTCTATATAGGGTGGCAGTTGCTGGAGTACCAGGGCACCATGTGGAGGATGTGGTAGACAGCCTCTAAGATGCACCCCCTGCCAATGATCTCTGCCTCCAGGTATTCATACCCTTGTATAATCCTCTCCCTTAAGTGTAAGCTGAATTCATTGACTGAGTTCTGACAAATAGAATATGGCCAGTGATGTGATGTTACTTCTGAGACTAGGTTATAAAAAAAACTGCGGCTTCCGTACTCGGTCCTCTCTATGCCTTTCGCTCTCTCGGAACGCTCACTGTGGGGGAAGCCAACTGCCACGTCCTAAGGCAGCCTGGTAGAAAGGGAGCTAGGCCTGCCAACCACCATTTGAGAGAACCTGGAAAGGGATGCCTCTTCTTCCCCTATATGAATCAAGACTTCAGATAAGACCTTCAACCCCAGCCAATAGCTGAAGGGCCTCCCTCAGGCCCTTCAGGCAGAGGCACCCAGCTaagctgcctggattcctcaCCCACAgaaactataagataataaatgttgtcTTAAGCTGCTGTGTTTTGAGGAATTCATTACACGGCCACTAATAAGACAGAGACCAGTAGAGAATCCATGGGGACTCAGTGACAACCCTGCATGGCCTTCCTGATAGAACATGGAAAGGAAAGCAGGGGCCGGAGCCAGATCTAAGCGTAAGACACAAACCCCAAGAACAGAAGGCCCAGCTCTCAGTCCTTTTGCAGAGCAAGGGTCATTCTTGACTTTAAACTAGGTCAGGGGGTGTGGACTCCTGCTCGGTCCCAGGCAGCCCTGGTATTGGGTGTCACCTACCTGACAGCACATGCAGATGTTTTTGTGTCATCAGAATTGACATCTGTCCAGGCATCCTCTTCCTCCATCTCCGGGCATTTACCCTGATCCCTAAGGGCTTGGCCCAAACAGTGGCTGTGGAGTCAGGGCTTCATCCTAGAAGGAGAGTTGGCAAGAAGGGCCTTCAACCCTGGCAGCCAGAAGGGGTAGGCGATTTTGGTTGGGGTGGAAGGTCAAAAAACTAGGAAGAAAGGCTTGTGGTCCTGCTGTTGAAGAGCAAGTCCTGGACTATCACTGATAAGGATCAACTCCACACTGCTGCTAGGGCGAGGGAGAACATTCTGTCCACGTGATGGTGTCTTTCTCTCAGCATCATTTCCTCTCTGGCTGGaacaaattatttacttttaaaatataaaacaaaggtTCAGGAAGCAGGAGAGATGTCATACTCAATCCCTGACCAGGGCAGGCATCTACTTGTGATTGCCCCCACGGCTCCCTCGCTTCAGTCAATCCAGTACAAGCCAGCAATTGTAGAGGCCGTTTCTGTTTTCCCTCCAGAGACACTAGGCTCTGATTTTTCTCATGTACAGTGGCCGCAGCTGCTGTGTTGCCATGCCGTCATCCGGTTGCTATGACTTGTGAGGTTGTGGATGTGCCAGAACGTGAATCTATTAATTTAACAGGAACTAGGCTCAGCACATATATTCCTTGTTAGGTCATTTGCTTTGCTACCTAAACCACATCCAATGTGTTCAGCAATGGGCATGTTTCCTAGAGTCTGGCTTTGCAAGAATGCCAAATGCCCCAAATTTTGAGTCTGCACAGTcagttttatataattaaattactGTGGAGGACAGAAAGGCATTCTAGCATGGGGATGCAAACACATCGTTTCAGGGAAAAAAACCAAGGAGGGGGGAAATGGTTAAAGTCGCTGGTCCTAGTTCTTTATGCATTTAGGTCCTCTCTGCAGGAGGCGGATATACTCCTATCCATAGGAATTCCTCCCTGAGCCCGGTTGCTCACTGCCAAGGTCTGCGCTCTCCAACACCACACTAGGCATCATGTGGCACCATAGAGGGGAAGTACCATCCTTTTCTGTTGTGTTGAGCACATAGACagacattgtcttttttttttttttttttttttttggagacagagtctcactctgtctcccaggctgaagtacaatggcatgatctcagctcactggaacctctgcctcctgggttcagacaattcacctgcctcagcctcccaagtaactgggattacaggttcccgccactacgtccagctaagttttgtatttttagtagagacagggtttcaccatgttggtcaggctggtcttgaactcctgacctcaggtgatctgcctgccttagcctcccaaagtgctgggattacagacatgtgccaccatgcccagctcagaCAGGCATTTTCCACTCACTTCTTCAGTTAACACTCACTGGATGTCTATTACTGTGTATGCTagggatgcaaagatgaaaaGAACAAAGTCCCTAGTGGGAGAGAATGACATACATTGCAATGCAGTATGAGAAGTATTCGAGTTGAGCTTTGCAGAGAGCACTATGAGATCTCAGAGAAGGGGGAAAGTAAGTCTGTCTCAGGAGAGGGGTTATGGGTCAGCACCAGGGTGTTTCTTTTTACAAAAAGAGAATATATTAAAACTTAACTTTTTGCATTGCATTAAGTATTGCATGCAATATTGGTTGTATTGCATTAAGTAATAATAAGTATTGTTTTGTGTAGCATTTGTTTCAATTATGTACTATATAGGTACATTCGTGCAGTGTCAGAATGTAAAACAAATTTCCTAGATTCAGATAAAGAAGTGTGAAAGTTCTGGGTTTAGAGACTGataaataaggctgggtgtggtggttcatgcctgtaatcccagcactttgggaggctgaggtaggtggatcacctgaggtcaggagttggagaccagcctggccagcatggtgaaaccttgtctctactaaaaatacaaaaattagctggccatgttggcacatgcctataatcccaactattcaggaggctggggcaggagaattgcttaacccgggaggcagaggtttcagtgagctgagatcgtgccattgcactccagcctgggcaacaagagcaagactccatctcaagaaaaaaaaaagagggggagagagagagagagagagataaagtgATAAATAACTACCACACACTGAACGCCTTCGATAGGCCAGGCATCAGGGTGTTGGCGTCCCACTGTATAGCTGAAGAGGTTAGCTATGACTTAAGAGATATTCCAAATCCTTCCAGATTCTCCCTCCTTAGTAAAGCAAAGGCCATGCCTGAATGACCAGCTCCTGGAGTCCTCTCTTAGCAGAGCAGAGGCCATTTCCACCAGAACAGCAAGGCCAACTCTAATATAGAGATAGAGAAAGCCCTAAGATAGATAGAGAGAACCTAAGATGGAGAAAGCCCCACTCCCTTTCTGGCCTGCTGGCAGGTAGGAAGGgtaaggagagagaagagggtcAGAAGGGTCTCATGCTTATTCCTCCTCTCCAGGTCTTGGATGGGGTCTGGACAGGTGCACTGCCTAATGAGTGGTACTCCGTACACAGAGGGGGCTCTCACCCAGCTCCCCACTAGGGACTCTGGGAGGAACCTGTATCCAAGGCTGTTTTATGCCCAACCAGGGGCAGCCATGCCAAAGTGAACCTGGCAGTAAAAACCCGAGTAGGCAGAGAGAAGCTCTGAGGCTGAGCTCTCCTGAGTCCCCCTGATTCTTGCATGGCATGGATATCACGTTGGGAACCAGCAGCCTGCTGTGTGTGGGACAGCCCTGATGGGGCAAGGTGACCCTACAGCAAGCTCAGAGGAGGTCAGGGGTCTGTACCACTGAGAACAGAGGGAGAAATGAGCATCAAGTTGCAATGGGGAGGAACCAGTGTTGGAGGGAGGGGGTCGGCTTTGCTAAAGAATGAACCACAAGTTTGCATAGCAGAGCAGCAAGGCCTGAAGAGTAAGCAGAAACCAAGAGGACAAGGCAGCTTGGTATGGGGGCTTAGGAACAAGGATTCAGGATGGTCCACAGGCTGCCTGGCTGCAAGGCCCATCTCTGTCATAtactatctgtgtgaccttggacaggttACTAAtctttttgtgcctcagtttccttatctgtaagacAAGGATGATAAtaacaattgtacatatttgataaggttgttatgagaattaaattagtTTGTAAAGCTCTTACATATAAGCGTTCTATAAGCATCAGTTAAACAAGTAAATCATTCACCAGACAATAGGATTCTATATGGATAGCAACATCCTATGTCTCCCACACCCTCAAGTTGGACTGTCAGTTAAAAATTCCCGCaaccagccaggcacggtggctcatgcttgtaatcccagcactttgggaggccgaggcaggcgaatcatgaggtcaggagtttgagaccagcctggccaacatggtgaaaccctgtctctactaaaaatacaaaaaattggctgggcgtagtggcgggcacctgtaatcccagctactcgggagactgaggcagtagaatcgcttgaacctgggaggtggaggttgcagtgagccgaaattgcgccactgcactccagcctgggtgacagagcaagactccgtctcaaaaaaaaaaaaaaagaaaagaaaaaaaattctcccaaCCATCATCTGCTCATGGGGAGGACTGGATCAGTTATAGACTGCACATTTAAGATGTAATCTACattatggccaggcgcagtggctcacacctgtaatcctagtactttgggaggctgaggcgggtggatcacctgaggtcaggagttggagaccagcctgaccaacatggggaaaccccatctctattaaaaatacaaaaaaattagccaggtgtggtggcccatgcctgtaatcccagctacttgggaggctgaggcaggagaatcacttgaacctgggaggcagaggttgcagtgagccgagatcatgccattgcactccagcctgggcaaccagagtgaaactccatctcaaaaaaaaaaaaataatctaaattaaAAGGCTTGACCCTCCCCAAACACAGTCCAACTGGGAAGACAGACACAGCAAGTCTTTACATTTACTTACCTCCGGTTGTCCAAAAGTAATTCAGAAGGGAACTGCAGTAGGCAGAATAAAGATCTTCCCCCAAATGTTCATATTCTAATAAATATGGGAATATGGTACGTTTCATGACAAAAGGgaaattaaggttgcagatgcAATTAAGATTTGCTAATTAGCTGACCTTAAAATAAAGCAGTTATTCAACCAGACTTCCCTTCcccaaaaaataaatgcataaaaaataaagcgattatcttggattatccaAGTAGGTTCAttataatcacaagggtccttaaaagtggaaCCAAGAGGCAGAAGAGGAATCAGAGTCAGAGGAAAGTGTGATTATGGAAGAATGAATGGTTGAAGACATACagcattgctggctttgaagacggAGAAAAGGGGTCATgacccaagaaatacagatagTTTCTGGAAGCCAGAAAAGGCAGGGAAACAAATTCTCTGGAACCCTAGAAAGGAACACGATCtagccagcaccttgattttagcctggtAAACTTGCATTGGATTTTTGACCTACAGAACTGCAAGGTAAAAAgtctgtgttgttttttttttttttgagacggagtctagctctgttgcccaggctggagtgcagtggccggatctcagctcactgcaagccccgcctcccgggttcacgccattctcctgcctcagcctcccgagtagctgggagtacaggcgcccgccacctcgcccagctaatttttttttttgtattttagtagagacggggtttcaccgtgttagccaggatggtctcgatctcctgaactcgtgatccgcccgtctcggcctcccaaagtgagtctgtgttgttttaagctgccaagttggtggtaatttgttacagtagccatATACaactgtggtaatttgttatagtagccaTAGAAAATTACCCCAGGGATGTCTTCTAAATGTGGTGTTCTCTGTGAAGTGTCTATGCCAGGTATTAGAAGCCCTGGTTTTTATATAAGAGCCTGAGCAGAAAGTCAAACTAGGTGGGCCAAGCAATGTCCCAGGATGCTAGGTCACCAGAAGGTTTCCAAAGTAACAAGCCACTAGAAAGTCAATGGCTTGAGTCCCAAACTCTGAAacagtctacttttttttttttttttttttttgacatggagtctcactctgtcacccgggctggagtacagtgatgcaatcttggcttactgcaacctctgcctcctgggttcaagtgcttctcctgcctcagctaatttttttaagtttttttttttagtagagacggggtttcaccatgttggccgggctgctctcgaactcttgaccttcagtgatctgcatgccttggcctcccaaagtgctgggattacaggcgtgagccaccatgcctggccgtgaGACAGTATCTTGAAAGTACAATCTGATTGCGGGCCCCTGGCTTAGGGATAAACTCTAATTCACAAATTCTTTCTTGAAGCTTCTTCTCAGACTTGTTAGCCTCGCAGGCCACAAAATGTGGAGGCCAAGTGTAGAAATGGTTAACAAAAGTAAACAGGAGTCAGCTCTCCAAAGCTGCTGTGGAAATTCTGTGCGTTTGACGATCACAGGAGCCCAGCAAGGCTGTACAACCACTCAGAGTGTGTAAATCAGTCTTTCATAATGGATAGAAAAACACAAATCCAAGCATCAAGGCAACCTGCATGGCATTTCTGGGACCAGACTGGCCAGCTGTGCTGGAGCCCGGTTCTTTCACCCCACACAGTGTGCTTTTTCTTGTCTGAGATAGGTCACTATTTATTGGTGGGCACAGCTCAAAAGTTAGAGCCCACTGCACAGTGGGGAGGAAGTATTTTCACAGTCCTCTGCCAGTAATACATGTTGGTCCTGGGACATCAGTCTTAGCATAACGTGGGAGGTATCATTTGGGTTCATAGACCAAGAGGTTGCTAGGCATTCATGAGATTACTTTAGGGCCCACAGCTGCTTTTGGGAAGAAGGAAGTCTTCCTCTTCTGGGTGTGGTACTATCTGGGGATTACAGCAACCAGGTGTGTGGCAGTATATAGACTCCATAGGGGACTGCAGATCTTCAGGGATCTTCATGAACTGAAATTCTTCACAATAGCACCAAGGAATTTCGTAAAAGCTTTAGTTTATGGATTGTTTGGACAGGGCAAAAGACTCCATGATCCCTCTAATTTATCCCCTTTTACTTCCCGATTCCAAATAGAGGTCTTCAGGAGGCAATGAGCTAGAAGGACCTCTTTGGATAGTCagctttatatttatattatttatatttatatttatatttatatttatatctagaGCAGCCCACCACATCTGCGGGAACATCTCTGGTTCCCACATCACTCTTTTAGAATCATCAGCTAAGGATATCCCACTCGAATGGCCTTTGCCCTGTACCATTGTGCTCGGCCTTGTTTTACTGACATAATTTTTGCTCTTTGCTCCCAGTTGGAGGGTGTGGCCACTGACTCACCTACCAGGAACTCATTGCCTGAGTCCAGTCAACAGGTTAACTCCCATCTGAGTTGATTGCAAAGAGCCTGAGGACCCATGGAATGCCACAGAATTCCTCTGTGGACCACATCCCAGGTCCTGGTATGGTTCCAGCAGTATCTCTGAGCTCCTGTCCTCAGTTGCTTTGGCTTTTCTTTAGCCTAAGAATTTATTCTTCTCCAGGCAGAGGAATAAAACGAACAGCCATTATTCCTGACAGCCAGAGGCCTGGATTCAAGGTCTTGGTTATAGACACAAAATATCTGCCTCAGATGTGGACCCCACATAACAAATAACATCTTCCTTCATGGCCCATGTAGTCCTCATTTCAGATGAGAGACTAGACCAAGTCAGGAATCTTGGTGACTACATCATGGTGACTGTTAGATCTTACCACATTTATTTTAGGTATTAATAAACATGATGCAAGAGATGAGTGAACATCCCACAACCAACTGCAGTGTGGCCACCCTGGATTCTCCCAGCATGCGTGATTTTCAGGAAGCAAATAAAATTTGGAAGGTTGTATTCTTTCTCCCAACTGTGAATTTATGGAGCTtctagggttttctttttttttttttttttttttgagacggagtctcgctctgccgcccaggctggagtgcagtggccggatctcagctcactgcaagctccgcctcccgggttcacgccattctcctgcctcagcctcccgagtagttgggactacaggcgcccaccaccgcgcccggctagttttttgtattttttagtagagacggggtttcaccgtgttagccaggatggtctcgatctcctgacctcgtgatccgcccgtctcggcctcccaaagtgctgggattacaggcttgagccaccgcgcccggcccgcttCTAGGGTTTTCTAATAGCTATGCAAAGGAATGATTTGAATTGTCTAAACCCGGTCAAGACTGTGAATTGAGGGCTATATACAGCAAAAAATAAGACAcgtgccgggcacagtggctcacacctgtaatcccagcactttgggaggctgaggcgggcagatcacgaggtcaggagatcgagaccctcctggctcacatggtgaaacctcgtctctactaaaaatacaaaaaattagctgggtgtggtggcgggtgcctgtagtcccagctactcgggaggctaaggcaggagaatggtgtgaacctgggagacggagcttgcagtgagccgagatggcaccactgcactccagcctgggtgacagagtgagactccgtctcaaaaaaataaataaataaaaaataaataagacacttGCCAAAATCCACAAGCAAGCGTCCAAATGCTCTTTCCATAACTGAAACCAGTAAGAATCAATATAGAACCGAAAGCACTAGTGGACTTGGGCTTCTGGTTCTCCATCTTCCCCACCCTGTGCCTTCCAGTATGGCAGAGAACCGTGAGCTCACTTCCCATAGACTGCAGGTACATAATGCTTGTTGGAAGACAGTTCTCCGTGGGTCTCTTCCATGTCTGCATGCCTTGCGAGCAGAGTCACTGCCCTTTGTTTCAGACCAACTTTTTAGGAGAGCTTCTTTCCCAGAGCAAAGTAAAGCATGCTTACTATCCATTAGCTAAGATTCTGAGCACCGTGCTTCAGCTCACACCTAggcggaggcgggaggattgcttgagcccaggagtttgaggttgcagtgagctatgactgcctgggcaatagagcaagatgctgactcgaaaaaaaaaaaaaagagagagattctgCTTCCCCAAGCTTAAAGCTAGGCTCTCTTGTGATATGCCTTGCTGTGTGTACAGATGTCACCTGGCCCCCTTTGCATTGCCTTTGGGAACTGGGACTCAGGAAACAAGCACAAGAAAATGTCAATATTTTTGCTATTGCTATTTCTATGAGCAAATAAGACCTTTTGTTTCAGACACACCTAGAAGTCTtctgtcttctgccagcatccatgaaactgAGACAGGCTCACTTATTAGCTTGCAAGTAGGATAAAATCTTAAACCCTCCACAGTTCGTGAGAAGctctcatttctttctcatataaCACACTCCTTCAATCCACCAGTGAATTCCCCTCACCTCTGTGATCCTTAAAGCCACCTAGGCAGTTTAGGTCAAGGGGAAACTACTCACGTAGAAGTGAGAACGGACCAAATTAAAGAGCAAGACTGAAGCTGAACCAGGACCTGGTGACAGGGCTGAGATATCCGGAAGTTTGGTTTAAGGCTGAGACCGGAGAAAGGTCATTGTAATTCTGGGCTGTTTATAGCTATATTGTTGGTTGTATGTTCTAGCTGATTGACTGACAGGCAATTCTAAACATGCTTAAGTGAACAAACTTGTTGGttttctcgtctgtaaaatgaaatGAGTTAGATTAGATTGTTTCTGGTGTGCCTTCTAGCTGTAAAATTTGTGCTTTA
This region includes:
- the LOC144330367 gene encoding uncharacterized protein LOC144330367 is translated as MEALGGGLAANVGPGKPLTPHSFSGQRHLELVPLQPLLFEVPRQSGDNTGAARRPDPGRRAPSLQRPRTPAPGPTRPATSAPARPSPSPGTIPSPTQAPGGGRGRRAHGSPACWIPGRLGGAGGAGERGPQTQTLLLSGLRSRHFLAELAARPGL